One Falsihalocynthiibacter arcticus DNA segment encodes these proteins:
- a CDS encoding SPOR domain-containing protein: MHRLKYSVAIVLSTLLSGVAVNAATLSSSDGPAEIPPASYTAAQYVDSNGCVFIKAGVGGSITWVPRVTQSRKLVCGYKPSLQSRAIQDTIQVSNTPSKSSSAKPGKPLATRSLIAAPAVRNVQVTQAPKAVKRAPPTPTVLTQAPAASPVPRLPAGYKPVWDDGRLNPKRGIGTARGEAEMLKVWTNTVPMKLVAENGQDVELKQAHLRYKAANGTGRTATGTKTVPKSIRVAKATPSRTLAVKSGGRLIQVGAFGVASNAQATISKFQKMGLPVAVQNTKRNGRSLQVLYLGPFASNSDIKVGLNAAHSAGFKDAFVK, from the coding sequence ATGCACCGTTTAAAATATTCTGTCGCCATCGTCTTATCAACCCTGCTTTCTGGGGTTGCTGTTAACGCAGCAACGCTCTCGAGTTCCGATGGACCCGCTGAAATTCCACCCGCAAGTTATACGGCCGCGCAATATGTGGACAGCAACGGGTGTGTCTTTATCAAGGCCGGTGTCGGAGGTTCGATCACATGGGTGCCGCGCGTAACGCAGAGCCGAAAATTGGTCTGTGGGTATAAGCCTTCTCTGCAGAGTCGCGCGATCCAAGACACAATCCAAGTGTCGAACACACCCTCAAAGAGCAGTTCCGCGAAGCCCGGAAAACCGTTGGCAACCAGGTCTCTGATTGCCGCGCCGGCGGTTAGAAATGTTCAGGTAACGCAGGCGCCCAAAGCGGTTAAAAGAGCGCCGCCCACTCCAACAGTTTTGACGCAGGCGCCCGCCGCTTCTCCCGTCCCTCGGCTTCCGGCTGGATATAAACCGGTGTGGGACGATGGGCGTTTGAATCCGAAACGCGGAATTGGAACCGCCCGTGGCGAGGCGGAAATGTTGAAGGTGTGGACCAATACCGTACCGATGAAACTGGTGGCCGAGAATGGCCAAGATGTGGAATTAAAACAGGCGCATTTGCGGTATAAGGCCGCAAACGGGACAGGGCGAACAGCGACAGGTACAAAAACCGTACCCAAGTCCATACGTGTCGCAAAAGCGACGCCAAGTCGTACCTTAGCCGTGAAATCGGGCGGGCGTTTGATTCAGGTTGGCGCGTTTGGCGTGGCAAGCAATGCGCAAGCGACGATCAGCAAGTTCCAGAAAATGGGGCTTCCTGTGGCTGTGCAAAACACGAAACGAAATGGCAGAAGCTTGCAGGTTCTCTATTTGGGGCCATTTGCGAGCAACTCAGACATTAAGGTTGGGTTGAATGCCGCGCATTCCGCTGGGTTCAAAGACGCCTTCGTTAAGTAG
- a CDS encoding sulfotransferase family 2 domain-containing protein, translating into MIISSGRQFVFVHIPKTGGTALSLALEGRAMKDDILIGDTPKAKARHKRQRTQFPHIRMNKHANYSVAMRLDEDVPSYYCFTLVRNPWDRLVSYYHWLRVQSFSHRAVTLAQTLPFAAFIRAPSIMASLKLNNYASYMSGAQDAHFLRLEHLETDLLPLWEHLGFSLSPIAQVNTSERKADYRSYYTDADAEHARLLLAADVQQFAYSFS; encoded by the coding sequence ATGATTATTTCGTCTGGGCGCCAGTTTGTCTTTGTTCATATTCCCAAAACGGGGGGAACCGCCCTGAGCCTTGCGCTTGAGGGGCGTGCGATGAAGGATGATATTCTGATTGGGGATACGCCAAAAGCCAAGGCGCGGCACAAACGCCAGCGTACTCAATTCCCCCATATACGGATGAACAAACACGCCAATTATTCGGTGGCTATGAGGCTGGATGAGGATGTTCCAAGCTATTATTGCTTCACGTTGGTGCGAAACCCTTGGGATCGTTTGGTGAGTTACTATCACTGGCTGCGTGTCCAAAGTTTTTCGCATAGGGCGGTTACCTTGGCCCAAACCCTCCCGTTTGCCGCGTTTATCCGAGCGCCCTCGATTATGGCGTCGCTGAAATTAAACAACTATGCGTCCTATATGAGTGGTGCACAGGATGCACATTTCCTGCGGTTGGAGCATTTGGAAACAGACCTGCTGCCCCTTTGGGAACATCTCGGGTTTTCGCTTTCGCCGATTGCGCAGGTGAATACTTCGGAGCGTAAAGCAGACTATCGGAGCTATTATACGGATGCTGATGCGGAGCACGCCCGCCTTCTTCTGGCCGCAGATGTTCAACAGTTTGCCTATTCATTTTCTTAG
- a CDS encoding phosphopentomutase: MARAFLIVLDSVGCGGAPDAADFGDEGSNTLAHIAAECAAGNVEEGRSGPLSLPNLASLGLWHAVEAASGVTFVGKPTDVTGKWAAATEVSIGKDTPSGHWELAGLPVPWDWHYFPKENSFDDDLLFEVCKAAGTGGTLGNCHASGTEIIEREGARHLETGWPICYTSADSVFQIAAHEERFGLQKLLDLCKTLAPMLHEMKVGRVIARPFVGSVKDGFTRTSNRKDFAIMPPAPALCDWVHNAGKHVYAIGKIGDIFSMRGIDEVVKGDDLTLMQHLLVHAETAVDGSLTFANFVEFDSLYGHRRDVSGYARALEWFDAQIPDFIARLRSDDLVIFTADHGNDPTWGGTDHTRERVPVLIWGAGMGEVGLCQFTDVAATLAHHLGVPSDGPGRNLI; this comes from the coding sequence ATGGCACGAGCATTCCTTATTGTACTAGATTCTGTCGGCTGTGGCGGCGCACCGGACGCGGCGGATTTCGGCGACGAGGGGTCGAATACGCTCGCCCATATCGCCGCTGAATGTGCAGCGGGAAATGTCGAGGAAGGGCGCAGCGGCCCGCTTTCTCTCCCAAATTTGGCCTCATTAGGCCTTTGGCATGCCGTTGAAGCGGCGTCTGGGGTGACGTTTGTGGGGAAACCCACAGATGTAACCGGCAAATGGGCTGCGGCGACCGAAGTTTCGATTGGCAAGGACACACCCTCGGGGCATTGGGAGCTTGCAGGGTTGCCTGTTCCTTGGGATTGGCATTATTTCCCCAAAGAGAATTCCTTCGATGATGACCTTTTGTTTGAGGTTTGTAAGGCGGCGGGGACGGGGGGCACTCTTGGAAATTGCCACGCCTCAGGCACCGAAATTATCGAGCGGGAAGGCGCGCGCCATTTGGAAACGGGTTGGCCGATTTGCTATACCTCGGCGGATAGCGTGTTTCAAATCGCCGCCCATGAAGAACGTTTTGGTTTACAAAAACTACTCGACCTTTGCAAAACGCTGGCCCCGATGTTGCATGAAATGAAAGTGGGTCGCGTCATCGCGCGCCCGTTTGTCGGATCAGTCAAAGACGGGTTTACCCGCACGTCCAATCGCAAAGACTTCGCGATTATGCCCCCTGCGCCCGCTCTTTGTGACTGGGTTCACAACGCTGGAAAACACGTTTATGCTATTGGAAAAATTGGCGATATCTTTTCGATGCGGGGGATTGATGAGGTTGTCAAAGGCGACGATCTTACCTTGATGCAGCACCTTCTGGTGCATGCAGAGACTGCCGTTGATGGAAGTCTGACCTTTGCGAATTTCGTCGAGTTCGACAGTCTCTATGGCCACCGTCGGGATGTTTCTGGCTATGCAAGGGCTTTGGAATGGTTCGACGCTCAAATCCCAGATTTCATTGCGCGGTTGCGTTCCGATGATTTGGTGATATTCACCGCGGACCATGGAAATGACCCCACTTGGGGCGGCACTGATCATACCCGCGAACGCGTCCCTGTTTTGATTTGGGGAGCAGGGATGGGCGAAGTCGGACTTTGCCAATTTACGGATGTTGCGGCCACGCTTGCGCATCATCTTGGGGTGCCCTCGGACGGGCCCGGAAGGAACTTAATATGA
- the cdd gene encoding cytidine deaminase, with amino-acid sequence MPLLKAATDVQARAYAPYSNFKVGAALRAASGEIFSGCNVENVAYPEGTCAEAGAIAAMIAAGQTEITEVLVIADSPLPVSPCGGCRQKLAEFAQPETKVTMTTLEGNSQTLTMGQLLPGAFTQAHMENT; translated from the coding sequence ATGCCCCTTCTTAAAGCAGCAACTGATGTTCAAGCTCGTGCGTACGCGCCTTATTCAAACTTCAAAGTTGGAGCGGCCCTACGAGCGGCATCTGGCGAGATTTTTTCTGGCTGTAACGTCGAAAACGTCGCCTATCCTGAAGGAACCTGCGCCGAAGCAGGCGCGATTGCGGCAATGATTGCGGCAGGCCAAACCGAGATCACCGAGGTTTTGGTGATTGCGGATTCTCCCTTGCCCGTAAGCCCATGCGGTGGGTGCCGCCAGAAGTTGGCGGAATTTGCGCAGCCAGAAACCAAAGTCACCATGACGACGCTTGAGGGAAATTCGCAGACGCTCACGATGGGGCAGCTTTTACCCGGAGCCTTTACGCAAGCGCATATGGAAAATACCTAA
- the upp gene encoding uracil phosphoribosyltransferase yields MSQHLTVVNHPLVQHKLTLMREKTTSTAVFRQLLREISQLLAYEVTADLPMTTQTIETPMQEMQAPVLDGKKLALISILRAGNGLLDGVLELIPSARVGFVGLYRDEKTLQPVQYYFKVPTELNDRLVIAVDPMLATGNSSVAAIDLLKGAGAENIRFLCLLAAPEGIARMKEAHPDVQIVTASVDERLNDAGYIVPGLGDAGDRMFGTK; encoded by the coding sequence ATGAGCCAGCACCTAACCGTTGTGAACCATCCCCTTGTGCAACATAAACTGACGTTGATGCGTGAGAAAACGACGTCGACCGCTGTATTTCGCCAGTTGCTGCGGGAAATAAGCCAGTTGCTAGCGTATGAGGTCACCGCTGATTTGCCGATGACCACGCAAACGATTGAAACCCCTATGCAGGAAATGCAGGCCCCGGTTTTGGATGGGAAAAAGCTTGCTTTGATCTCTATTTTACGTGCGGGCAATGGCTTGCTTGATGGTGTTTTGGAATTGATCCCATCGGCGCGCGTTGGTTTTGTTGGGTTGTACCGCGACGAGAAAACACTCCAGCCCGTTCAATACTACTTCAAGGTTCCCACAGAGCTAAATGACCGTCTTGTTATCGCCGTTGACCCCATGCTTGCCACGGGAAATTCATCGGTTGCGGCGATTGATCTACTCAAGGGGGCAGGGGCCGAAAACATTCGTTTCTTGTGTCTTTTGGCAGCCCCAGAAGGGATCGCGCGGATGAAAGAGGCGCATCCTGATGTGCAGATCGTTACTGCATCTGTGGATGAACGCCTTAATGACGCTGGATATATTGTTCCGGGCCTAGGGGATGCGGGTGACAGGATGTTTGGCACAAAATAG
- a CDS encoding NADP-dependent malic enzyme has protein sequence MSDAKNDTIRQAALDYHEFPKPGKLEIRATKPLANGRDLARAYSPGVAEASLEIKKDPSTARKYTSRGNLVAVVTNGTAVLGLGNIGALASKPVMEGKAVLFKKFANIDCFDIEINESDPEKLADIICALEPTFGAINLEDIKAPDCFIVEKICRERMGIPVFHDDQHGTAIVVGAAATNALRVTGKKFEDIKVVSTGGGAAGIACLNMLLKLGLKRENVWLCDIAGLVYEGRTEEMTPQKAEFAQASDSRTLDDVIGGADLFLGLSGPGVLKPEMVAKMTSQPIIFALANPNPEISPEDVRKVAPDAIIATGRSDYPNQVNNVLCFPFIFRGALDAGATVINDEMQIACIEGIAELARATTSAEAAAAYQGEQMTFGRDYLIPKPFDPRLIGVVASAVVKAAAASGVAERPIEDLDAYKRELDGSVFRSALIMRPVFMAAATAERKIVFAEGEDERVLRAASAMLEDMTDKPILIGRPDVIESRCERAGLNIRPGRDFDLVNPENDSRYREYWQTYHKLMARHGVTPDIAKAIMHTNNTAIGAIMVQRGEADSMICGTFGQYLWHLKYVQEILGTGEGGLHPVGALSMMILEDGPLFIADTHVHLEPTPAQIAESVIGAARHVQRFGVAPKIAICSYSQFGNLNGGTGERARAALDILDSQTRSFVYEGEMHIDAALDPDVRARIFPDCRLEGAANVLVFTNADAASGVRNILKMKANGLEVGPILMGMGNKAHIVTPSITARGLLNMSAISGTPVEYYE, from the coding sequence ATGAGTGACGCAAAAAATGACACAATCCGGCAAGCAGCCTTGGATTATCACGAATTTCCTAAACCCGGAAAATTGGAAATACGCGCGACGAAACCACTGGCCAATGGCCGCGACCTTGCCCGCGCTTATAGTCCAGGTGTGGCCGAGGCGAGCCTAGAGATCAAAAAAGACCCCTCGACGGCGCGCAAGTATACTTCGCGAGGCAATTTGGTGGCCGTCGTAACCAATGGGACCGCTGTTTTGGGCTTGGGCAATATCGGCGCCCTTGCCAGTAAGCCTGTCATGGAAGGCAAGGCTGTCCTCTTTAAGAAATTCGCGAATATCGACTGTTTCGACATCGAAATCAACGAATCTGACCCCGAGAAACTGGCGGACATTATTTGCGCCCTTGAGCCAACCTTCGGCGCGATCAACCTTGAAGACATAAAAGCGCCCGATTGTTTCATCGTCGAGAAAATTTGTCGCGAACGCATGGGCATTCCTGTTTTTCACGACGACCAGCACGGAACAGCCATTGTTGTCGGGGCCGCGGCAACCAATGCTTTGCGGGTCACAGGCAAGAAATTCGAAGACATCAAAGTGGTCTCCACGGGTGGCGGCGCCGCAGGGATTGCGTGTCTGAACATGCTATTAAAACTTGGCCTCAAGCGCGAAAATGTTTGGCTTTGTGATATCGCAGGTCTTGTCTACGAGGGCCGCACCGAAGAAATGACCCCACAGAAAGCCGAGTTCGCCCAAGCCAGTGACAGTCGGACGTTGGATGACGTTATTGGCGGTGCGGATCTTTTCCTTGGCCTCTCAGGCCCCGGAGTTTTGAAGCCTGAAATGGTCGCAAAAATGACCAGCCAGCCGATTATTTTCGCACTGGCCAACCCGAACCCAGAAATTTCGCCCGAAGACGTGCGCAAAGTTGCGCCAGACGCGATTATTGCAACGGGGCGTAGCGATTATCCCAACCAAGTGAACAACGTGCTTTGCTTCCCCTTCATCTTCCGTGGTGCATTGGATGCGGGCGCAACTGTGATCAATGACGAAATGCAAATTGCCTGTATCGAAGGCATTGCCGAGCTTGCGCGCGCCACCACTAGCGCCGAGGCCGCCGCCGCCTATCAAGGCGAACAAATGACATTTGGGCGCGACTATTTGATCCCAAAACCCTTCGATCCGCGCCTCATTGGGGTCGTGGCCAGCGCCGTTGTCAAAGCCGCCGCCGCCAGCGGTGTTGCCGAACGTCCCATCGAAGATTTGGACGCCTATAAACGTGAATTGGATGGTTCCGTCTTTAGATCCGCCCTCATTATGCGCCCTGTTTTCATGGCTGCCGCCACCGCAGAGCGAAAAATCGTTTTTGCCGAGGGCGAAGACGAGCGCGTCTTGCGGGCTGCGAGCGCGATGCTAGAGGACATGACCGACAAGCCTATCCTGATTGGTCGTCCAGACGTGATCGAAAGCCGTTGTGAACGCGCGGGCCTCAACATCAGACCTGGGCGTGACTTTGATCTCGTTAACCCCGAAAATGACTCACGTTATCGCGAATATTGGCAGACATATCATAAGCTTATGGCGCGACACGGCGTTACACCGGATATCGCCAAAGCCATTATGCACACCAATAATACCGCCATTGGTGCCATCATGGTTCAACGCGGCGAAGCCGACAGCATGATTTGTGGAACCTTTGGCCAATACCTCTGGCACCTGAAATATGTGCAGGAAATTTTGGGAACGGGGGAAGGCGGTTTGCACCCTGTAGGCGCGCTTTCGATGATGATCCTTGAGGACGGGCCACTCTTTATTGCCGACACCCATGTCCATCTTGAACCGACGCCCGCACAAATTGCCGAAAGCGTGATTGGCGCTGCGCGACACGTGCAACGCTTCGGTGTCGCTCCCAAAATTGCAATTTGTTCCTACTCTCAATTTGGCAACTTAAACGGCGGCACAGGCGAACGCGCCCGCGCGGCGCTTGATATTCTCGACAGCCAAACCCGCAGTTTTGTCTATGAGGGGGAAATGCACATTGATGCGGCCCTTGACCCCGACGTTCGAGCGCGTATTTTTCCGGATTGCCGCCTTGAAGGGGCTGCCAACGTGCTGGTCTTCACCAATGCCGACGCAGCCAGTGGGGTACGTAACATATTGAAAATGAAGGCAAATGGACTTGAGGTCGGCCCAATCCTGATGGGCATGGGCAACAAGGCACATATCGTTACGCCCTCAATCACGGCGCGCGGCTTGCTCAACATGAGCGCGATTTCCGGTACACCGGTGGAATATTACGAATAA
- a CDS encoding thymidine phosphorylase encodes MDARSIIACLRSGTTPSGAEIEWFAQGLASGTVSDAQAGAFAMAVCLNGLTDAGRVALTEAMCNSGERLEWALPGPILDKHSTGGVGDCVSLLLAPALAACGAFVPMISGRGLGHTGGTLDKLEAIPGVSTELSTEDFQQIVGDIGFAIASASSNIAPADRRLYAIRDVTSTVDSIDLITASILSKKLAAGLEGLVLDVKWGSGAFMQTPNEARNLAQTLVQTANGAGTPTTALVTDMNQPLATSMGNALEIISVMEVLTNPKAAPLIELTEQLGGSLLHSAGQASDSITGALQIRQAINGGHAAEGFGRMIARMGGPKDFVECWRDRLPAARCVLGVEAKVDGFVQAIDGRALGNIVVAMGGGRLVGSDKINPAVGLSQIARLGSFVEAGTLLAMVHCENEAQGLAFCEAVARAITLGADAPKPYELVFEKVT; translated from the coding sequence GTGGATGCGCGCTCAATCATAGCCTGTTTACGGTCGGGGACTACTCCGAGTGGGGCGGAAATTGAGTGGTTTGCGCAGGGTTTGGCGAGCGGTACCGTTTCGGATGCACAGGCGGGCGCATTTGCCATGGCGGTTTGCTTGAACGGGTTAACGGACGCGGGCCGTGTGGCGCTGACGGAAGCAATGTGCAACAGCGGCGAGCGACTAGAGTGGGCGCTTCCGGGGCCGATTTTAGACAAGCATTCCACGGGCGGAGTTGGCGATTGCGTGTCGCTTTTGCTTGCGCCCGCCCTTGCGGCTTGTGGGGCCTTCGTGCCGATGATTTCGGGGCGAGGCCTTGGTCATACCGGCGGGACGTTGGACAAATTGGAAGCTATTCCCGGCGTTTCGACAGAACTTTCGACAGAAGACTTTCAGCAGATCGTTGGTGATATCGGCTTTGCCATCGCCAGTGCGAGTAGCAACATCGCACCCGCGGATCGCCGCCTTTATGCCATTCGTGATGTGACTTCGACCGTTGATAGTATCGATCTGATCACGGCATCGATTTTGTCCAAGAAATTGGCGGCTGGCCTTGAGGGGCTGGTTTTGGATGTGAAATGGGGTTCAGGAGCGTTCATGCAAACGCCGAATGAAGCGCGTAATTTGGCACAAACCTTGGTGCAAACGGCAAACGGGGCAGGAACGCCCACGACGGCGCTTGTGACCGATATGAACCAACCCTTAGCAACGAGTATGGGCAATGCGCTTGAGATCATTTCCGTGATGGAAGTGCTAACAAACCCTAAAGCGGCCCCCTTGATTGAGTTGACGGAGCAGTTGGGCGGGAGCTTGTTGCATTCCGCGGGGCAGGCGAGTGATAGCATAACTGGCGCGCTTCAAATTAGACAGGCGATCAACGGAGGCCATGCTGCCGAAGGTTTTGGCCGTATGATTGCGCGCATGGGCGGCCCCAAAGATTTCGTCGAATGTTGGCGCGATCGCTTGCCCGCTGCGCGATGTGTGTTGGGGGTAGAGGCGAAAGTGGACGGGTTCGTGCAGGCCATTGATGGTCGGGCCTTGGGTAATATCGTCGTTGCAATGGGAGGAGGGCGGCTTGTTGGCAGCGACAAGATCAACCCCGCCGTTGGCCTTTCGCAAATTGCCAGACTGGGGAGCTTCGTTGAGGCGGGGACGTTGCTCGCGATGGTCCACTGTGAGAACGAGGCGCAAGGGCTGGCCTTTTGCGAGGCCGTGGCGCGCGCTATTACTTTGGGGGCTGACGCGCCAAAACCCTATGAACTTGTATTCGAAAAGGTGACCTAG
- a CDS encoding Hint domain-containing protein, with protein MFGLKKPIRRGAHRTAEASGSYGGGHFKRPRRTGMISGTRVATQFGWRDVTKIVPGDRVLTLDGGLQVVKAVRHEQVAQIPGDSLLKVPSLALGNRETVYLLATQDVMIESDAAEDLFGDPFALIPALALEGLRGIQRVAATEELRVVAIEFAQDQVVFANIGALFLCPRSEQANMVEVAELDLLTYDALPMSEARLLAEAYAMENIVEPSIQEYVAA; from the coding sequence ATGTTTGGGCTGAAAAAACCTATCCGCCGGGGGGCGCACCGTACTGCAGAAGCATCGGGCTCATATGGTGGAGGCCACTTTAAGCGGCCACGTCGCACAGGAATGATTTCAGGAACGCGCGTCGCGACACAATTTGGATGGCGTGATGTAACCAAAATCGTTCCGGGAGATCGGGTGCTTACATTGGATGGTGGTTTGCAGGTTGTGAAAGCCGTTCGCCATGAGCAGGTGGCGCAAATTCCAGGGGACAGCTTATTGAAAGTACCCTCATTGGCACTTGGGAACCGCGAAACCGTCTACCTTTTGGCAACACAGGACGTGATGATCGAGAGCGACGCTGCCGAAGACCTGTTTGGCGATCCTTTTGCATTGATCCCAGCTTTGGCCCTAGAAGGTTTGCGCGGAATTCAACGTGTGGCAGCAACAGAAGAATTGCGCGTCGTAGCGATTGAATTTGCCCAAGACCAAGTGGTTTTCGCAAACATCGGTGCTTTGTTTTTATGTCCACGCAGCGAGCAGGCCAATATGGTTGAAGTCGCGGAATTGGACCTTCTGACGTATGATGCGCTTCCAATGTCCGAAGCGCGCCTATTGGCCGAGGCCTATGCGATGGAGAATATCGTAGAACCCTCAATTCAAGAGTACGTCGCCGCTTAA